Proteins from one Porites lutea chromosome 3, jaPorLute2.1, whole genome shotgun sequence genomic window:
- the LOC140932075 gene encoding uncharacterized protein gives MNDPGVKQYFANARMKWTLNLEKAPWWGGIFERLVRSVKRCLKKTIGGATLTYEELLTVVVEVEMILNCRPLSYVSGEDTEEPLTPSHLLCGRRLMSLPDSNNSDTPDYDIDVQPQDLSRRMQHLSNVLNHFWKRWRNEYLIELRNAHRYLNQNDTIRTVSVGDVVVVHEEDQPRGKWRVGKILDLIVGSDGCTREALVQVRSKGGKCTKLRRPVQRLYPLEIQCEVPVQQATEVISSQNPDPVSTEVRTEQPVSTRSCPRRAAAVEADRRRKTWLEDLT, from the coding sequence ATGAACGACCCGGGAGTAAAACAGTACTTTGCCAATGCACGGATGAAGTGGACGCTCAACCTTGAAAAGGCCCCTTGGTGGGGTGGCATATTTGAAAGACTTGTCAGATCTGTTAAGAGATGTCTGAAGAAGACTATCGGCGGTGCAACCCTTACCTATGAAGAATTGCTTACAGTAGTCGTGGAAGTGGAAATGATACTGAACTGTAGACCTCTGTCCTACGTGTCTGGTGAGGATACTGAAGAACCCCTTACCCCGTCGCATCTCTTATGTGGGCGACGCCTAATGAGCCTTCCAGacagcaacaacagcgacaCTCCAGATTATGACATTGATGTTCAGCCACAGGATCTAAGCAGAAGAATGCAGCACCTGAGCAACGTTCTGAACCACTTTTGGAAAAGATGGAGAAACGAGTACCTGATCGAGTTGCGAAATGCCCATCGTTACCTTAATCAGAATGACACTATCAGAACTGTATCTGTTGGAGATGTAGTTGTTGTGCATGAAGAAGATCAGCCCAGAGGAAAATGGCGTGTTGGCAAGATTTTAGATCTCATCGTTGGATCTGATGGTTGTACCAGGGAAGCTTTGGTCCAAGTCCGAAGCAAGGGAGGAAAATGCACGAAACTCAGGCGCCCTGTGCAGCGGCTTTACCCTTTAGAGATCCAGTGCGAAGTTCCTGTCCAACAAGCAACCGAAGTAATCTCAAGCCAGAATCCTGATCCAGTTAGCACTGAAGTGAGAACTGAGCAACCAGTGTCTACACGAAGCTGTCCAAGACGAGCAGCTGCAGTTGAGGCTGACCGAAGAAGGAAGACCTGGCTGGAGGATCTGACTTAA